The genomic interval GTTCGTTCAATAGCTACGACTACGGCACAACTCAAAGATGTCAATAAGCCAagtaatttattcaaaattataactacaactaaactaaatcaatcaaataaaataagatcGCGAACGAGATTGGTATACAAAATATGAGAGTATATATCTGACGGTAAACGATAACGGATATATAGAAATGTCTTCGAAGGATGCGCAACAGAAAAGTCCATAAAATGCTCAGCGGCAATCAAGTCTTAAAACCTTACGTCGATCTCATTGCGATGCCGCTGCATTTCGGCCTTGGCGCCACTCAAGTCGCTGCCCTTGATCATCAGCTCCTGGGTGGCATCCATGAGTTCGTCCTGCAGCTTCAGGTTAACGTCCTCCAAGTCTTTTAGTTTCTCCAGCATGTCCTCcttgtgctgctgcagcttgtTCCTGAAACACACAGAATTTATGGATGAGTTTCTATTCAAAAATAGATCGTTTAAGTTCAAAACTCACTTATCAACTATCAATTGCTGTATGCAGTTGTCGTTGTCCAGCTGAACCAGTCGCAGGACCTTGAGCAATTTGGTCACCAGGGTATCCACTTCGATCACCTGGTCCACCACAGCCTGGGCGGTGCTGTACTCCATTAGCGAGGGCAACTCCGTCAGCTCCGCCAGTGAATCATGGCAACTCAGCTCCTCCGTGTTGCACTGATCGCGAGGACTAGAATAGGAGTTATATAAGGTACAAATTGGATAGAGTAACATCAAGTGTAACCTACTTCATGGGCATGCCATTGAACTTGTGCATGTGCAGCTCCATTTGCTGGCGATTGGTGATGGCCTGGGATAATTGCTGCAGGGAGTCATCCCCACCGGCGCCCCCATTCATGTTGTTTGGATGGCTACATTGACTAATCAATTCCGTGGGCAGCTCTATTTGGGAGATCATTCCCGTGCAGGAGGAGACCATGTTGTGCGAATGCGAATCGTGGTGTACCACATCCTCCAACACGTTGTCCATCATCAGCAGGCAGGGTTCCGTCTCAGAGTCCAGCATTTCCGTTGAATCGGAATCATCTGCAGATTATAGAtagtatattattatttgaagcTCTTGGAAGGGAATTTGAGATTATACCTCCATTTCCCTGAGGCTCATGACCCTGAGTTCCTGCGGCAACCGCTTGAGCGGATCCCAATCCGACGCCATTCTTTTTTCCCGCCTGTCGCAGAGACAAGCGCTTGCCGGAATGGGTGGTGGCTTGGCGAATGGCACCGATGACAGCGGCGATGAAGGACTGATTGCGCTGCGGGGATAGGGAACCATCGCTGGCCAGGACCAGAGTGTGAATGGCATCGCCACTAGCTGCAGGACAAATGGGCAGATCCAGGCCATTGGGCCTCTGTCCGTTTTGAACGTGCTCCGACTCAGCTTGGAAACGAATGTCCTGTGACGGTAAAGGGCATTATATAGGAATTACATAGCTTATGGTGTTTAGAAAATACAAACTCACCTCCAAGTCCTGCTCGGAAATACTGTAGGAGTAGACGAGCTGTTCCACTAGACCATCCAAACGGGAGTGCAGTCCCGAGAGGGCAGTGGATGCTCCAGCCACAGAGGCATTCTGCTGGTGGATGAGTTCCCTGGACTTGTTCTCCAAGGCAGTGAACTTGGTCTGAAGCAGACGATTCTCCTGGCGCCTCTGCTCATTGAGTCGCACTAGATGTCTGCACTCATCTCGCAGCACCTTCGCCTCCTCCTCGCGATTGGCCAACTGCGATTTCACGGCTTGATAATCCGCTTCCAGATCCCGCAGTGCATCGCACTGAGCTGCCTTCTCGTGCTGCAGAAAGTCCTGCAATTCACTGGACTCCTGTTCGATGGCGGCCTTctcctgcagcagcaactgttgCGTGGCTAGGGATCTGCGCATCTCCAGCTGGAGAGCGCGACACATGGCCCTCAGCTGGCCAATTTCCTGCTGTCGCTCGAAGAGCTCATGGCCACTGATTTGTATCTGGGACTCCAGCATGAGTAAACTGTCGTGACCACTGCCATCGCCACTGTCCTCCGACGTGGGTGTTCCCGCACTGGCGCTGACCACTCGCGCCAGCTCTAGCATGCCCATCACCCGCTCCGTGTTCAAGTGCAGCTCCTGCTGCATGGCCAGCTTCTCCTCCCGCTCCCGCTGCAGTTTCCCACTGAGCTGGCGCACCTCCTGACGCAGTTGCTCCAGCTCGAATTCCCTTTGGTCTGGCTCCGCTTGGGTGCTTTGATTCCGCTGCTCGACGGCGTCCAGGGCTCGAGTTTGTAGTAGTCCGCCGCCCAGGACTTGCTCCAGGTCCTCGCTGGTCAGTGCCGTTTGCACTGCAGTCTCGTGATAGATTCGCGTCCTGGGCGTTGCCGGCTGTGGTCTTCTTAGGGAGTTGACCTTTGAGGTGGCGGGAGCCAAGCTTCTACGACTGGTAGGAACCACCATTACCGAGGAAGTCATGCGGGCATCCACGACTGCTGCACGGCTGATGGAGTTGCTCCTCGATAGTCGCCCCCCAGTGAGATCCTCGACGGACTGCTGTTTCCGGCGTCGTGGTAGTGTTCCGCCGGGTGCAGGACTTCCGCGCATTCGATTTGCCGTCACTTCCGGAGTCACTGACATTCCGCGGCGAGCTGCTCCTCGATTCGCCGGCCAGCGACCATCGTCGGAGGGAGTGCCCGGTGTCCTGGCTCGACTCAGCGATGGAGTTCTCTGCACCTGGGTGAGCCGTTGGACGGACTGCGCCCGATTCAGGGCATTGGGCAGCGTATCCGGTTTCTGCGGACGTGCCAGGCGGGACgacgtgggcgtggccgtggtACTGGGCACTCGAAACGAGGAGGTCGAAAGGCGCGACTTGTCCCTGTGGGTGGAGGGTGTGCCAGGTGTTCCTGGTGCTGCACTGTTTCTGGGCAGGCTCTCCGCTCTCTTCAGGTTGGCCACCCTGCCACGCAATTGATCCTTGGCCGGAGTGCCCGTTGCCTCCGGCTCAAACATCGCCACTTTCTTCTTCACCGAACCCGTTCTCCGCGGTGGCGATGTCTTTTCACTGCCCGTTTCACTGGGCGTCTGGGCCACCGTGCTCACCTTCAGTTCGCAGCTGTCGTAGATCTCCTCCAGACCATTGCTACTGGTGTAGCCGCCGCTGGTGCTGCTCAGGCCGCGTTGCAAGGTGACTCTCGAATGGCAACAACTGGCCACATCCAAGCCACTGTCGCTGCCATCGCAATTGCCCGGGGTGACAACAGATTCGCTCAGCTCCAAGCTGGTCATTCCCACaaccagctgctgctcctccaggcAAACGGTTGGCTGCTGTTCCTCCGTTCGCGAATCCATCTCAAAGAGAGTGGCGGACATGGCCGGCCACTAGTCGCCTGTGCACGAAATAAAGGAGAAATCAAGAGATTGTTAGTCAGAGCACTGAGAAAAGTTAAACATTAACTTAATTTATagaaacaaatataatatttggaTACAACGAGAACTTGTCGTCTGAGACCAGAAAGCTTTTCTGGCATAGACTTTATGATTACAGATCATTAGTTTTTCGCAGTGCAGTGATTCACTTAAGATGACCCACATTTGGGGACGCGTATTTTTGGGATGCTGGCATTTCGGACCGATCCCCATTTTCCCGCTCCCATTCTCTCGGCATGCGACACAAACAAGTTGCATGCCACCGACCTTTTTCCGAAATGCAAAAATAGGATTTGCGAGTACAATTCATTTTTTTCGGTCAAGTTGCCCGGCACGCAACGCAAAACAGATGGACGTCGGACGATGGATGACGGGTGGATGTGGTTGCATCGTGACCAGGACGAAACGTTTGGCCCCCAGGCTATGATTGACTTGAACTAGTTTCCGAGGAGAGTGACATGGCACGAAATGTGCACCTGCCGACATTACAACAAAGTGGGCCATCACCTGGGTCTGttcgtaaataaattatgaggGGCATTGTCTCGTGGGGTCGTCATCGTCGAAATATCTGAGGTTGCCACCACCACACACTTAgacatttgtgtgtgtggcggcTGTGTGTGGCACGTTGACCCAACTGTCAGACGGCTGTGGGCCATCATTGCGGAACTTTCCAAACTCGCATCCAATTTGGCATGCCACATTGTTGTGCCAGAAATCCGCTTCGCAATTCGCACTTTATCACACATCCATCATCATTCTAGTTGAGTCACATTAAGATTCATACGAGACCAGGTCAGAGGTGTTGGTGTTTATTGAAAAgtgctttttaatttgaaaggTGTTAAGTAAGTGTGTATATTCAAGGTATTTTCGCATCTTGTTTTCTATACTATCACTATGTAAACCTAATTTTGTGAGGGTATTTCTGGTTCACCACCTAGTCAATGAAGTTGCTATATATTTCCCGCTTGTTTGGCTTTGCATTACAGTCCCAGTTAGACACACGTCATTAGCGTCATGTTTGTTATGCGATCTCCCAGAGATTTTGGGCAAATTTGTAGATGATTTCATCACGCAGGTGAGGTGACTGCGTGACTGCGAAGGGAGATCTGATAATGAAGTTGCTCCAGTTTTCAgcaaattggaaatttatttgaagcAAGTTACAGTAAATTGCCGGCCAGACCCAGACTTGGCCAATTGCCAACCGGTTTGGCAGGAATGCCCTTCATGCTCTTTTCCTCTACCagcatttttttcaattttcaattttcaccaACCAGAATGGTAGATCCTGCAAACGACCTTGTTTACGATATGTTAAAGGCTGTCTCAAGTCGTGCCCGCCACTCGGTCGATGCTCGAGTTGACTTTAAAGACTTTGACTTTGCAGCCGGCTTGGCTCGTTTTCCCATCATCCCATCTAGACATTCAGACATTCAGACATACAGGCAAGACAGCCACCTAATGAAGACCACTCAAAGGCGCAGATGGGGGAAGATGCCAAGCGCCTCCTCACTGGCCCCCCAGTTGGTGCTAAAAAAACCAAGGCAAGCCGAAGCCATAAACAGCCACACATGTCCACACAAAGATACACACACAAAGTATCTGCTGGATACACACTGTGGTGGAGAAATAGAAGGGAAAGGATGGCAAGTCGGGATTGGGATTGCATATGGGAACGGGAATGAAGTTGTCGCCG from Drosophila yakuba strain Tai18E2 chromosome 3L, Prin_Dyak_Tai18E2_2.1, whole genome shotgun sequence carries:
- the LOC6533275 gene encoding uncharacterized protein LOC6533275 isoform X2 gives rise to the protein MSATLFEMDSRTEEQQPTVCLEEQQLVVGMTSLELSESVVTPGNCDGSDSGLDVASCCHSRVTLQRGLSSTSGGYTSSNGLEEIYDSCELKVSTVAQTPSETGSEKTSPPRRTGSVKKKVAMFEPEATGTPAKDQLRGRVANLKRAESLPRNSAAPGTPGTPSTHRDKSRLSTSSFRVPSTTATPTSSRLARPQKPDTLPNALNRAQSVQRLTQVQRTPSLSRARTPGTPSDDGRWPANRGAARRGMSVTPEVTANRMRGSPAPGGTLPRRRKQQSVEDLTGGRLSRSNSISRAAVVDARMTSSVMVVPTSRRSLAPATSKVNSLRRPQPATPRTRIYHETAVQTALTSEDLEQVLGGGLLQTRALDAVEQRNQSTQAEPDQREFELEQLRQEVRQLSGKLQREREEKLAMQQELHLNTERVMGMLELARVVSASAGTPTSEDSGDGSGHDSLLMLESQIQISGHELFERQQEIGQLRAMCRALQLEMRRSLATQQLLLQEKAAIEQESSELQDFLQHEKAAQCDALRDLEADYQAVKSQLANREEEAKVLRDECRHLVRLNEQRRQENRLLQTKFTALENKSRELIHQQNASVAGASTALSGLHSRLDGLVEQLVYSYSISEQDLEDIRFQAESEHVQNGQRPNGLDLPICPAASGDAIHTLVLASDGSLSPQRNQSFIAAVIGAIRQATTHSGKRLSLRQAGKKNGVGLGSAQAVAAGTQGHEPQGNGDDSDSTEMLDSETEPCLLMMDNVLEDVVHHDSHSHNMVSSCTGMISQIELPTELISQCSHPNNMNGGAGGDDSLQQLSQAITNRQQMELHMHKFNGMPMNPRDQCNTEELSCHDSLAELTELPSLMEYSTAQAVVDQVIEVDTLVTKLLKVLRLVQLDNDNCIQQLIVDKNKLQQHKEDMLEKLKDLEDVNLKLQDELMDATQELMIKGSDLSGAKAEMQRHRNEIDRLNEDICTLSTLCSSYKKLSPTTEFPPMRLLSPNQDSDQGDVLGILNLLKMWQAGGQLKDPRVRGYLDIANGSQVQTPQQDNNNVERLRIYANQLEHVSRVLATAPGHRGGQDECQLDAAA
- the LOC6533275 gene encoding uncharacterized protein LOC6533275 isoform X1, with translation MSATLFEMDSRTEEQQPTVCLEEQQLVVGMTSLELSESVVTPGNCDGSDSGLDVASCCHSRVTLQRGLSSTSGGYTSSNGLEEIYDSCELKVSTVAQTPSETGSEKTSPPRRTGSVKKKVAMFEPEATGTPAKDQLRGRVANLKRAESLPRNSAAPGTPGTPSTHRDKSRLSTSSFRVPSTTATPTSSRLARPQKPDTLPNALNRAQSVQRLTQVQRTPSLSRARTPGTPSDDGRWPANRGAARRGMSVTPEVTANRMRGSPAPGGTLPRRRKQQSVEDLTGGRLSRSNSISRAAVVDARMTSSVMVVPTSRRSLAPATSKVNSLRRPQPATPRTRIYHETAVQTALTSEDLEQVLGGGLLQTRALDAVEQRNQSTQAEPDQREFELEQLRQEVRQLSGKLQREREEKLAMQQELHLNTERVMGMLELARVVSASAGTPTSEDSGDGSGHDSLLMLESQIQISGHELFERQQEIGQLRAMCRALQLEMRRSLATQQLLLQEKAAIEQESSELQDFLQHEKAAQCDALRDLEADYQAVKSQLANREEEAKVLRDECRHLVRLNEQRRQENRLLQTKFTALENKSRELIHQQNASVAGASTALSGLHSRLDGLVEQLVYSYSISEQDLEDIRFQAESEHVQNGQRPNGLDLPICPAASGDAIHTLVLASDGSLSPQRNQSFIAAVIGAIRQATTHSGKRLSLRQAGKKNGVGLGSAQAVAAGTQGHEPQGNGDDSDSTEMLDSETEPCLLMMDNVLEDVVHHDSHSHNMVSSCTGMISQIELPTELISQCSHPNNMNGGAGGDDSLQQLSQAITNRQQMELHMHKFNGMPMNPRDQCNTEELSCHDSLAELTELPSLMEYSTAQAVVDQVIEVDTLVTKLLKVLRLVQLDNDNCIQQLIVDKNKLQQHKEDMLEKLKDLEDVNLKLQDELMDATQELMIKGSDLSGAKAEMQRHRNEIDRLNEDICTLSTLCSSYKKLSPTTEFPPMRLLSPNQDSDQGDVLGILNLLKMWQAGGQLKDPRVRGYLDIANGSQVQTPQQDNNNVERLRIYANQLEHVSRVLDDALPTELHAPLQQLRQDIEVVRTNANWTQLLDSNETDHNANGDVATP